The Mytilus trossulus isolate FHL-02 chromosome 13, PNRI_Mtr1.1.1.hap1, whole genome shotgun sequence genome has a segment encoding these proteins:
- the LOC134694767 gene encoding uncharacterized protein LOC134694767 gives MTGQIMWDEPLPEEVYNEWESWRTSLFDLETVKFKRMFVPTSFTLAKTRKIHIYSDASEKAIAAVGYIQLDDDKNFGFIMGKAKVAPSHSHTIPRLELCGALLATEIGQTISDQLDIPLSDIQYYTDSKVVLGYIFNSSRRFYNYVSNRVAKIHTVSNSEQWSYVHTDGNPADLATRSIIPSKLENSIWLSGPVIKKDADQTIERFSLINPDTDKEIRPDITTRKTTSLEKLSLGSQRFERFGNWKSLVRSIALIKNFLVNRISKETRCRFRDAEMFVVGVVQNEFFSDEIDCIKNGKPLHGNSALLQLSPFIDNEGILRVGGRIKMANVQPDERNPILIPSKHWIATLIIRYFHQRIKHQGRQFTSGAIRTGGYWILGEKRLVSSIIYKCITCRKLRRHTEQQKMADLPEDRVIPETPFTSIGIDTFGPWSVISRRTRGGVANSKRWAVIFTCLVTRGVHLEVVEEMTSSSFINAFKRFIAIRGEVKLIRSDRGTNFVGATDQLGIDSINVEDGPIKKHLYDNGIEWHFNSPHSSHMGGIWERMIKTTRSILDSMLSELPGKELSHEVLVTLLAEVSAIINSRPLTCVPTDSDDPLPLTPNLIITQKPSVLIPKDVSFDCKDMYYAQWKRVQYLSNVFWKRWRVEYLQTLQVRQKWTQERENIQEGDVVLLKDNQVNRLSWPMGIVTKTFPSADNLVRKVEIRIVRTVDKDCVKPAFFIRPVTELVLLSRTYE, from the coding sequence ATGACAGGACAGATCATGTGGGATGAACCGTTACCGGAAGAGGTTTACAACGAGTGGGAATCTTGGAGAACGTCACTATTTGATTTGGAAACAGTAAAATTCAAAAGGATGTTTGTACCTACTTCATTTACTTTAGCGAAAACAAGGAAGATACACATTTATTCAGACGCATCAGAGAAGGCAATAGCCGCAGTTGGTTACATACAACTAGATGACGATAAGAATTTTGGTTTTATTATGGGAAAGGCAAAGGTTGCACCCAGTCACAGTCATACGATTCCACGCTTAGAACTATGTGGAGCTTTGCTAGCAACAGAAATAGGACAAACAATATCCGACCAGTTAGATATACCTTTGTCTGATATTCAGTATTATACCGACAGTAAAGTTGTACTAGGGTACATCTTCAATTCATCACGACGATTTTACAATTATGTTTCAAACCGTGTTGCGAAAATCCACACAGTGTCAAATTCCGAGCAATGGTCTTATGTGCATACAGATGGCAACCCAGCCGATCTGGCAACTCGATCAATAATTCCTTCGAAATTAGAAAATAGTATATGGCTATCTGGTCCGGTGATAAAAAAGGATGCCGATCAAACTATTGAAAGATTTTCTCTCATCAATCCTGACACAGATAAAGAAATACGTCCTGACATTACAACTAGAAAAACAACGAGTCTCGAGAAACTCTCCTTAGGATCACAACGATTCGAAAGATTTGGAAACTGGAAGTCACTTGTTAGATCAATTGCGCTGATAAAGAACTTTCTTGTTAATAGAATCTCAAAGGAAACTAGGTGTCGATTCAGGGATGCAGAGATGTTCGTTGTTGGAGTTGTGCAAAACGAGTTTTTTTCAGACGAAATCGATTGTATTAAAAATGGCAAGCCACTACATGGAAATAGTGCACTGTTGCAGTTAAGTCCATTTATCGACAATGAAGGCATTCTGCGTGTTGGTGGGCGTATCAAAATGGCAAATGTACAACCCGATGAAAGGAATCCAATCTTAATACCTAGTAAACATTGGATTGCAACTTTGATAATTCGTTACTTTCATCAAAGGATAAAACACCAAGGAAGACAATTTACATCAGGAGCAATACGAACAGGAGGATACTGGATATTAGGTGAAAAGCGTCTTGTTTCATCAATAATTTACAAGTGTATAACTTGCCGCAAGCTTCGAAGGCATACCGAACAACAAAAAATGGCTGACTTGCCTGAAGACCGTGTGATCCCTGAAACACCATTTACATCTATAGGGATTGACACCTTTGGACCTTGGTCCGTCATAAGCCGACGCACTAGAGGTGGCGTTGCGAATTCAAAGCGTTGGGCCGTCATTTTTACATGTCTAGTCACAAGAGGTGTTCACCTAGAAGTAGTGGAGGAAATGACTTCCTCGTCGTTTATTAACGCCTTTAAACGTTTCATAGCTATTCGAGGGGAAGTAAAACTAATTAGGTCTGACAGAGGTACTAATTTCGTCGGAGCCACTGACCAACTTGGTATTGATAGTATCAATGTAGAAGATGGAccaataaagaaacatttatatgATAATGGCATAGAGTGGCATTTTAATTCACCTCATTCATCTCATATGGGAGGTATATGGGAAAGAATGATAAAAACAACGCGATCAATCCTCGACTCTATGTTATCTGAACTTCCTGGAAAAGAACTATCACATGAAGTGTTAGTAACATTGTTAGCGGAAGTGTCTGCGATAATTAACTCCAGGCCTTTAACATGTGTACCTACGGACTCTGATGACCCATTACCTCTCACACCTAATCTTATCATCACTCAAAAGCCTAGTGTATTAATTCCAAAGGATGTGTCATTCGATTGTAAAGACATGTATTATGCACAGTGGAAGCGTGTACAATACCTTTCGAACGTTTTCTGGAAACGTTGGCGAGTGGAATACTTGCAAACTTTACAAGTTCGACAGAAATGGACTCAAGAAAGAGAAAACATTCAAGAAGGAGATGTCGTGTTGCTTAAGGACAACCAAGTTAATCGCTTAAGTTGGCCAATGGGAATAGTCACTAAAACATTCCCTAGTGCTGACAATTTAGTACGTAAGGTAGAAATTCGTATAGTGCGTACTGTGGACAAAGACTGTGTGAAACCAGCTTTCTTCATTAGACCAGTGACAGAACTTGTGCTATTGTCAAGGACTTATGAATAG